One part of the Treponema peruense genome encodes these proteins:
- a CDS encoding SH3 domain-containing protein — MKSIFKPALAAVALSAAFLFSSCSGIIGYSVLLWNVPEQSLADGTIVPVYVKSNISHVYVIGVPETKEKIEVPLWKLSEPESKGRAQQTARRYENYANTYAKCVLDGLPIRADKVNTSKQVYRLKKNEIVRALYEGEGAVPTNGKQNLEGKWLRVLTGDGTLGWCFSHNLRLFVMNADGTYGDGAEEASVQETDEVMEKMLATKWYPDYYSGMISSRRIDLEYFTTDYMFDTGASSGTVTVKLPTLDLSYPYAGVKRGTDGDYYFEGTPLRVTVRNSRVIVLKYTDERGMPSSFNFVALEEGTDIAAIIEDEKHEREESYLAMRANGPTFRSSNYGTLTFDEDAKFLWSGFNRLVPGVIPRGIKGSGTVQMKYFIPSNLKSEWDGVVSFIFDESATEVNFLYKTESSGLRLAVAEVEKIMNEATGRNRVTVTLPVNSIVLFFQN; from the coding sequence ATGAAATCAATTTTTAAACCGGCACTCGCGGCTGTTGCTTTATCTGCCGCATTTTTATTTTCATCATGTTCCGGCATAATCGGTTACAGCGTACTTTTGTGGAATGTTCCCGAACAGTCCCTTGCCGACGGAACAATTGTTCCTGTTTATGTAAAGTCCAATATTTCTCACGTTTATGTAATCGGTGTTCCCGAAACAAAAGAGAAAATTGAAGTTCCGCTTTGGAAACTTTCCGAACCCGAATCAAAGGGACGCGCACAGCAAACTGCCCGCCGCTATGAAAACTATGCAAATACCTATGCAAAATGCGTGCTTGACGGACTTCCTATCCGCGCAGACAAAGTGAATACTTCAAAGCAGGTTTACAGGCTCAAGAAGAACGAGATTGTACGTGCTCTTTATGAAGGTGAAGGCGCCGTTCCTACAAACGGAAAGCAGAACCTCGAAGGAAAGTGGCTGCGTGTTCTTACCGGTGACGGAACTTTGGGCTGGTGTTTTTCACACAACCTGCGTCTTTTTGTAATGAATGCAGACGGAACCTACGGAGACGGAGCAGAAGAGGCAAGTGTTCAGGAAACTGATGAAGTAATGGAAAAGATGCTTGCTACAAAATGGTATCCTGACTATTACAGCGGCATGATTTCTTCAAGAAGGATTGACCTTGAATATTTCACTACAGACTACATGTTTGATACAGGTGCTTCTTCTGGGACAGTGACTGTTAAACTTCCGACCCTTGACCTTTCTTACCCATATGCAGGTGTTAAGCGCGGAACAGACGGCGACTATTACTTTGAGGGAACACCGCTCAGGGTTACCGTAAGGAATTCGCGCGTGATTGTGCTTAAGTACACGGATGAGCGCGGAATGCCAAGTTCCTTTAATTTTGTTGCACTTGAAGAAGGAACGGATATAGCTGCAATAATAGAAGACGAAAAGCATGAGCGTGAAGAAAGCTATTTGGCAATGAGGGCAAACGGTCCGACATTCCGCAGCAGCAATTACGGAACCCTCACTTTTGATGAAGATGCAAAATTCCTCTGGTCAGGATTCAACCGTCTTGTTCCGGGTGTAATTCCCCGCGGAATAAAAGGCTCGGGAACTGTTCAGATGAAATACTTTATTCCTTCAAACCTCAAATCTGAATGGGACGGCGTTGTAAGTTTTATATTTGACGAAAGCGCAACCGAAGTCAACTTCCTTTACAAAACAGAAAGCAGCGGACTCAGACTTGCTGTTGCAGAGGTAGAAAAAATAATGAATGAGGCTACTGGAAGAAACAGGGTAACGGTAACGCTTCCTGTAAATTCAATAGTTCTCTTTTTCCAGAATTGA
- a CDS encoding manganese efflux pump MntP: MSLIELIILAIGLSMDAFAVSICKGLAARKTGIKEMCIAGLWFGGFQGLMPFIGWILGSRFKSYIENFDHWIAFVLLVLIGLNMIREALFEKENEENTEASFSFKTMLPMSVATSIDALAVGVTFGLLLDSMSKIVSACSLICATTFSFSAAGVKIGSVFGNKFQKQAEILGGITLMLIGIKTLLSHLGVISF, translated from the coding sequence ATGTCACTTATTGAACTTATAATACTTGCCATCGGTCTTTCTATGGATGCGTTTGCTGTTTCGATTTGCAAAGGGCTTGCCGCACGCAAAACCGGAATAAAAGAAATGTGCATTGCTGGCCTTTGGTTCGGGGGATTCCAGGGACTCATGCCTTTTATAGGATGGATTTTGGGTTCACGATTTAAAAGCTATATAGAAAATTTTGACCACTGGATTGCCTTTGTTCTTCTTGTACTTATCGGACTCAACATGATACGCGAAGCCCTGTTTGAAAAAGAAAACGAAGAAAATACAGAAGCATCTTTTTCATTCAAAACAATGCTCCCCATGTCTGTTGCAACAAGCATAGATGCTCTCGCAGTCGGAGTCACATTCGGACTTCTTCTGGACAGCATGTCAAAAATTGTTTCTGCATGCTCTCTTATCTGCGCAACAACTTTTTCTTTTTCTGCAGCCGGTGTAAAAATAGGAAGCGTGTTCGGAAACAAATTCCAGAAGCAGGCAGAAATTCTTGGCGGAATTACTCTTATGCTCATAGGAATAAAAACACTTCTGAGCCATCTTGGCGTAATTAGCTTCTAG
- a CDS encoding DNA/RNA non-specific endonuclease: MAKKRKSKNKSFLQKLIYIFIAIILVYSVLHYLGLTQKFDTKVQNALNKASSYTEQIAQPQQELPKPAASETSVTKEAASKQTAQDSEQNTHESAKTEAPVLEGNDSYRASSVEIPLCPATMTKGSDVPGHEVHTYAGFELCYREDYEDSEWVAYTITREKLVSVIKRTDDFRADTSITTGSATPADYKASGYDRGHLAPAADMQWSSETMHESFLMSNMTPQAPQLNRGMWKELEENVRKWAQNFGEVTVVTGPVLEKPSAEYSSIGSNKVAVPEFFYKALLSKSNNGDTIMAAFIMPNQKCEGEIWDYAVSIDEIEERTGIDFFSALDDSIENETEKNINLSEWKNCLN; the protein is encoded by the coding sequence ATGGCTAAAAAAAGAAAATCAAAAAACAAATCATTTTTGCAAAAACTGATTTACATTTTCATTGCAATAATTCTTGTTTATTCAGTGCTTCATTATCTTGGACTCACGCAGAAATTTGACACAAAAGTACAGAATGCGCTGAACAAAGCTTCTTCCTACACGGAACAGATTGCACAACCGCAGCAGGAACTGCCGAAACCAGCTGCATCAGAAACTTCAGTTACAAAAGAGGCAGCTTCAAAACAGACAGCACAAGACTCAGAACAAAATACGCACGAATCAGCAAAAACAGAAGCACCGGTTTTAGAAGGAAACGACAGTTACCGGGCGTCTTCAGTTGAAATTCCGCTTTGTCCCGCAACAATGACAAAAGGTTCCGATGTACCGGGCCACGAAGTTCACACCTATGCAGGCTTTGAATTATGCTACAGGGAAGATTATGAAGATTCAGAATGGGTCGCCTACACTATTACCCGCGAAAAACTTGTTTCTGTTATAAAAAGAACCGATGACTTCAGAGCAGACACTTCAATAACGACAGGCTCGGCAACTCCTGCAGATTACAAGGCCAGCGGCTATGACAGGGGACATCTTGCACCGGCAGCAGACATGCAGTGGAGTTCAGAAACAATGCACGAAAGTTTTTTGATGAGTAACATGACTCCTCAGGCACCGCAGCTTAACAGGGGAATGTGGAAGGAACTTGAAGAAAACGTAAGAAAATGGGCACAGAATTTTGGTGAAGTAACAGTTGTTACAGGCCCCGTTCTGGAAAAACCTTCTGCAGAATATTCCTCAATAGGAAGCAATAAAGTTGCCGTTCCGGAATTTTTCTACAAAGCACTTCTTTCAAAAAGCAATAACGGGGACACAATTATGGCTGCCTTCATTATGCCTAACCAAAAATGCGAAGGCGAAATTTGGGACTATGCAGTGAGCATAGATGAAATAGAAGAAAGAACAGGAATTGACTTCTTTTCTGCACTCGATGACAGTATAGAAAACGAAACCGAAAAAAACATAAACCTTTCAGAGTGGAAAAACTGCCTGAACTGA
- the asnA gene encoding aspartate--ammonia ligase, protein MSHLQIPAGYKPLLSVKETEKAIVLLKDFFQLALSTELNLRRVTAPLFVRSGTGINDDLNGTERAVSFPVKDMNDARLEIVHSLAKWKRMKVSELGLKSGFGIYTDMNAIRADEELDNMHSLYVDQWDWEMCISDSNRSVEYLKEIVRKIYGCLKRTEFFVYDRYEQIEPVLPESITFIYSDDLQREYPKLSPKERETEVCKKYGAVFIIGIGGKLPDGTIHDGRAPDYDDWITEDGGHRGLNGDLMVWNPVLNIAMELSSMGIRVNKESLLAQLNERGCPERASLEFHSKLLSSKLSQTMGGGIGQSRLCMYFLRKAHIGETQVSTWPEKMVSDCLANGINIL, encoded by the coding sequence ATGTCACACTTACAGATTCCAGCCGGTTACAAACCGCTTTTGAGCGTTAAGGAAACTGAAAAGGCGATTGTTCTTTTAAAGGATTTTTTTCAGCTTGCACTTTCTACTGAACTTAATCTTAGACGCGTAACTGCTCCGCTTTTTGTCAGAAGCGGAACCGGAATAAATGATGATCTTAACGGAACTGAGCGTGCAGTAAGTTTTCCTGTAAAGGACATGAACGATGCCCGACTTGAAATAGTTCATTCACTTGCAAAATGGAAACGCATGAAGGTAAGTGAACTTGGACTCAAAAGCGGATTCGGAATTTATACAGACATGAATGCCATTCGCGCCGATGAAGAACTGGACAATATGCATTCACTTTATGTAGACCAGTGGGACTGGGAAATGTGCATTTCTGATTCAAACCGCAGTGTTGAATATCTTAAGGAAATTGTGCGCAAAATTTACGGCTGTCTCAAAAGAACCGAATTCTTTGTTTATGACAGATACGAGCAGATTGAACCTGTTCTTCCTGAGTCAATTACATTTATATATTCAGATGACCTTCAGCGCGAGTATCCGAAACTTTCACCGAAGGAACGTGAGACTGAAGTCTGCAAAAAGTATGGTGCAGTATTCATTATAGGCATCGGCGGAAAACTTCCCGATGGAACAATCCACGACGGCCGTGCTCCTGATTACGATGACTGGATTACAGAAGACGGCGGCCACAGGGGACTGAACGGTGATCTTATGGTATGGAACCCCGTGCTCAATATTGCGATGGAACTTTCATCAATGGGAATCAGGGTAAACAAAGAATCACTTCTGGCGCAGCTTAATGAACGCGGCTGTCCTGAACGTGCTTCGCTTGAATTCCATTCAAAACTTCTTTCCAGTAAGCTCAGCCAGACAATGGGCGGCGGAATAGGCCAGTCACGCCTGTGCATGTACTTCCTTAGAAAAGCCCACATTGGCGAAACCCAGGTAAGCACATGGCCCGAAAAAATGGTCAGCGACTGTCTTGCAAACGGAATAAATATACTTTGA
- a CDS encoding tRNA uridine-5-carboxymethylaminomethyl modification enzyme MnmG/GidA produces the protein MSFYDYFDVAVVGGGHAGIEASLACAKMGLKTVLITQTIDSIGRMSCNPSIGGIAKGNIVREIDALGGEMGKLIDRSMIQFRLLNRSRGPAVQAPRSQADKITYSQLARHKIETAENLSTLMDTAVDILTVASDTPMPPQSDSSAAEGSIPGERRGSSAYAYATQAARSGMRQKVIGVVTERGRVIPVRSVVLTTGTFLGGRIFIGEYDAPCGRIGEGGAFGLTESLVRLGFTTGRLKTGTPPRILRHTVDFTKFELQDGDEDVIPFSFEDEKVERPMVPCHLVYTNPATHEIIRQNISRSPLYSGKIHGVGPRYCPSIEDKVMRFSERDRHQLFVEPEGLETDEIYLNGLSSSLPEEVQDAFLRTIPGFENCTVSRPGYAVEYDYVEPTQLFPSLETKRVAGLFNAGQINGTSGYEEAAGQGLVAGINAGLYAREHKKQCGPLCAPDSSVKSCPASSVPGKFSCRPEYSQSDLELFARISERETQSLSQLLERTQSAAGFDSFRKIPEYTPMILGRDEAYIGVLIDDLVTLGTKEPYRMFTARAEYRLKLRHDTADRRLRKKGYDAGLVSEETYNSTIQKYERVDSALLLIEKNPSAANPGIYSDIEWTQAQNDYKYKYYIEKQDARVARMHKMENARIPPDFDYGKIVALSSESRGKLEAVRPVTLGQASRISGIRTSDIMLLMVYLR, from the coding sequence ATGTCCTTTTATGATTATTTTGACGTGGCTGTTGTTGGCGGCGGTCACGCAGGTATAGAAGCGTCTCTTGCCTGTGCAAAAATGGGGCTCAAGACAGTACTTATCACACAGACAATCGACTCGATAGGAAGAATGTCATGCAATCCGTCTATCGGCGGAATAGCAAAAGGCAATATTGTACGTGAAATTGATGCCCTCGGCGGCGAAATGGGAAAGCTCATTGACCGCTCTATGATTCAGTTCAGGCTATTGAACAGAAGCCGCGGACCTGCTGTTCAGGCACCGCGTTCGCAGGCAGACAAAATAACATACTCGCAGCTTGCACGACATAAGATTGAGACTGCAGAAAATCTGAGCACACTTATGGATACCGCAGTTGATATCCTGACCGTTGCCTCTGATACACCCATGCCGCCCCAAAGCGACAGTTCGGCCGCAGAAGGTTCCATCCCGGGAGAAAGGCGCGGAAGTTCAGCCTACGCTTATGCTACACAAGCCGCCAGAAGCGGAATGAGGCAGAAGGTTATAGGTGTAGTTACCGAACGCGGCCGTGTGATTCCCGTACGCTCCGTTGTGCTTACTACAGGAACTTTTTTGGGCGGCCGCATTTTTATAGGTGAATACGATGCACCCTGCGGAAGAATAGGTGAGGGCGGCGCATTTGGTCTTACCGAAAGTCTTGTGCGTCTGGGCTTTACTACAGGAAGGCTCAAGACAGGAACACCGCCAAGAATCCTGCGCCATACAGTTGACTTTACAAAGTTCGAACTTCAGGACGGTGACGAAGACGTTATTCCGTTCAGTTTTGAAGATGAAAAGGTTGAACGCCCCATGGTTCCCTGCCATCTTGTTTATACAAATCCTGCAACCCATGAAATTATACGGCAGAATATTTCACGCTCTCCGCTGTATTCAGGAAAGATACACGGTGTTGGCCCGCGCTATTGTCCTTCAATTGAAGACAAGGTTATGCGCTTTTCAGAAAGGGACAGGCACCAGCTTTTTGTAGAGCCTGAAGGTCTTGAAACAGACGAGATTTATCTTAACGGACTTTCATCTTCGCTTCCAGAAGAAGTACAGGACGCTTTTTTGAGAACAATTCCCGGCTTTGAAAACTGCACGGTGAGCCGCCCCGGTTATGCCGTAGAATATGATTATGTTGAACCTACGCAGCTTTTTCCGTCTTTGGAAACAAAACGTGTCGCAGGTCTTTTTAACGCCGGCCAGATAAACGGAACCAGCGGTTATGAAGAAGCGGCAGGCCAGGGCCTTGTAGCCGGAATAAACGCCGGTCTTTATGCAAGGGAACACAAAAAACAGTGCGGTCCACTCTGCGCTCCTGACTCTTCTGTAAAATCCTGTCCTGCAAGTTCTGTTCCGGGAAAATTTTCATGCCGTCCCGAATATTCGCAAAGCGACCTTGAACTTTTTGCACGCATTTCAGAAAGGGAAACACAATCGCTTTCACAGCTTCTTGAACGCACACAGTCTGCTGCAGGCTTTGATTCGTTCAGAAAAATTCCGGAATACACACCAATGATTCTTGGACGCGATGAAGCTTACATTGGTGTTCTGATAGACGATCTTGTTACACTCGGAACAAAAGAACCGTACAGAATGTTTACAGCCCGTGCAGAATACAGGCTCAAGCTGCGCCATGACACGGCAGACAGACGGCTGCGCAAAAAGGGATATGATGCGGGTCTCGTAAGTGAAGAAACCTACAATTCCACAATACAAAAATACGAACGCGTAGACAGTGCCCTTCTGCTTATAGAAAAAAATCCTTCGGCCGCAAACCCCGGAATATATTCAGATATAGAGTGGACGCAGGCGCAGAATGATTATAAATATAAGTATTATATAGAAAAGCAGGATGCCAGAGTTGCAAGAATGCACAAAATGGAAAATGCACGCATTCCGCCGGACTTTGATTACGGTAAAATTGTTGCTCTCTCTTCTGAAAGCCGCGGAAAGCTCGAAGCCGTTCGCCCTGTAACATTGGGACAGGCTTCAAGAATAAGCGGAATAAGAACCAGCGACATAATGCTGCTCATGGTCTATTTAAGGTAA
- the galT gene encoding UDP-glucose--hexose-1-phosphate uridylyltransferase produces MNIFENINELVGYGLSCGLINEEDSVYTRNRIMEVLKIDDFPAEYICDSVPETKVSELEKILSEVLDYAADKKLMSDNGIVSRDLFDTKIMSCLVARPSEVQAQFKNLYAKNPKLATDWYYKFSQDTDYIRRYRICKDLKWKTKTDYGDIDITINLSKPEKDPKAIAAARNAVQSGYPACLLCKENEGYAGRINHAARQTHRIIPIELAGTKWGFQYSPYVYYNEHCIVFSYEHTPMKISSHTFECLFDFIKLFPHYTVGSNADLPVVGGSILTHNHFQGGNYEFAMARASVEYKFSVAGFEDVTCGILQWPMSVIRLSSTDPQRIIELSSVILEKWRSYTDEGAFVFAQTDGEPHNTITPIARKRGDLYEMDLVLRNNITTKENPWGVFHPHENLHHIKKENIGLIEVMGLAVLPARLKSEIAELKEAILCKKDISSVESIAKHAQWVSEFIPKYENVSETNIDDILKKEIGLVFAKVLEDAGVFKRTSEGLAAFKKFTDSLSR; encoded by the coding sequence ATGAATATTTTTGAAAATATCAATGAACTTGTAGGATACGGGCTTTCATGCGGGCTTATTAATGAAGAAGATTCAGTTTATACTCGCAATCGCATTATGGAAGTTCTTAAGATTGATGATTTTCCTGCAGAATATATTTGTGATTCTGTTCCGGAAACAAAAGTAAGTGAACTTGAAAAAATACTTTCAGAAGTGCTTGATTATGCTGCTGACAAAAAATTAATGTCTGACAACGGAATTGTAAGCCGCGATTTGTTTGATACAAAAATTATGTCTTGCCTTGTTGCACGTCCTTCAGAAGTTCAGGCTCAGTTTAAAAATCTTTACGCAAAAAATCCAAAACTTGCCACGGACTGGTACTATAAGTTCAGTCAGGACACCGACTATATAAGACGCTACAGAATCTGCAAAGATTTGAAATGGAAAACAAAAACAGATTACGGTGACATTGACATTACAATAAATCTTTCCAAGCCCGAAAAAGATCCCAAGGCAATTGCCGCTGCCCGCAATGCAGTCCAGAGCGGATACCCTGCCTGTCTTTTGTGCAAAGAAAATGAAGGTTATGCAGGCCGTATAAATCATGCAGCCCGCCAGACCCACAGAATAATTCCCATTGAACTTGCAGGAACAAAATGGGGCTTCCAGTATTCACCGTATGTTTATTACAACGAGCACTGTATTGTGTTCAGCTATGAACATACACCAATGAAAATAAGTTCACATACTTTTGAGTGTTTGTTTGATTTTATAAAACTGTTTCCGCATTATACTGTTGGAAGTAATGCAGACCTTCCTGTTGTAGGCGGTTCAATTCTTACCCACAATCATTTTCAGGGCGGCAACTACGAGTTTGCAATGGCGCGTGCTTCTGTTGAATACAAATTTTCTGTTGCAGGCTTTGAAGATGTTACCTGCGGAATTCTTCAGTGGCCTATGAGTGTAATAAGACTTAGTTCTACTGACCCACAGAGAATTATAGAGCTGTCTTCTGTTATTCTTGAAAAGTGGCGTTCTTATACTGACGAGGGTGCATTTGTTTTTGCACAGACAGACGGAGAGCCGCACAATACAATTACACCGATTGCAAGAAAACGCGGTGACCTTTATGAAATGGATCTTGTTCTCAGAAACAATATTACAACAAAAGAAAATCCGTGGGGAGTATTTCATCCGCATGAAAACCTGCATCATATCAAAAAGGAAAATATCGGTCTTATAGAAGTAATGGGACTTGCTGTTCTTCCTGCCAGACTTAAGTCAGAAATTGCAGAATTAAAAGAAGCAATTCTCTGCAAAAAAGATATTTCTTCTGTTGAAAGCATTGCAAAACATGCACAGTGGGTTTCAGAATTTATTCCAAAATATGAAAACGTAAGCGAAACAAATATTGATGATATTCTTAAAAAAGAAATCGGTCTTGTTTTTGCAAAAGTTCTTGAGGATGCCGGTGTATTCAAGAGAACTTCAGAAGGACTTGCAGCATTCAAAAAATTTACGGACTCTTTGTCCAGATAA
- a CDS encoding DMT family transporter → MEQDYNLKRGIFFILLSASGFATMGMLVRAAGDIPFIQKTLFRNLIAFLIAFSALIVKARYDRTVLQIPKGSLKFLILRSALGSIGIFGNFYALDRMNISDAAMLNKMSPFFSVLASMFILGEKPTFVSVLSLIAAFSGSLLVIKPSFDFTKFFPALVGFAGGIGAGIAYTFVRKLHSYKVNGNLIIAFFSAFSCLLAVPYMIFNYTPMTTKQLLLLLGAGVAAACGQIGVTGAYFNAPASKISIYEYTQIIFSAILGFLAFGQIPDATSIIGYTIIIGSAAAVFFYNSHKQKTQAHLS, encoded by the coding sequence ATGGAACAGGATTACAACCTTAAACGCGGAATATTTTTTATTCTTCTCTCTGCATCAGGCTTTGCAACAATGGGCATGCTTGTACGCGCGGCGGGTGATATTCCATTTATACAAAAAACACTGTTCAGAAATCTTATTGCTTTTCTCATTGCTTTTTCTGCACTTATAGTAAAGGCAAGATATGACAGAACTGTTCTGCAGATTCCCAAAGGCTCACTTAAATTTCTTATTCTACGCTCGGCACTCGGTTCCATAGGCATTTTCGGAAACTTCTATGCATTAGACAGAATGAATATTTCTGACGCGGCAATGCTCAACAAGATGTCACCGTTTTTTTCTGTTCTGGCCAGCATGTTTATACTTGGTGAAAAGCCGACTTTTGTTTCTGTTCTTTCGCTCATTGCAGCTTTCTCGGGTTCGCTTCTTGTAATAAAGCCGTCCTTTGACTTTACAAAATTTTTTCCAGCTCTGGTAGGATTTGCAGGAGGAATCGGAGCGGGGATTGCATACACTTTTGTAAGAAAACTTCACAGCTACAAGGTAAACGGAAATCTTATCATAGCATTTTTTTCTGCATTTTCGTGCCTTCTTGCCGTACCGTACATGATTTTCAATTATACGCCGATGACCACAAAACAGCTTCTTCTGTTGCTGGGTGCGGGTGTAGCAGCAGCCTGCGGTCAGATAGGAGTAACAGGCGCATACTTTAACGCCCCCGCTTCAAAGATTTCAATTTACGAATATACGCAGATTATTTTTTCTGCAATACTGGGGTTTCTTGCGTTTGGCCAAATTCCGGATGCGACAAGTATTATAGGATATACAATAATTATTGGAAGTGCCGCCGCCGTATTTTTCTACAACTCGCACAAACAGAAAACCCAAGCACATCTGTCTTGA
- the pepF gene encoding oligoendopeptidase F, which produces MNTEKIPSRNDVPSKDKWDLTKIYESDKDWEADLASIPSLAEKLESFKGKLADGADTLLAALKADEELDRRIEKVFHYASLLNSADQGNSAYQEMYNRAMMAYTAAQASTSFYIPELLSIPDEKINTWIEQDEFSDYRVYVKKALHIKPYTLSEKEERIMALQSESGQTANNAFSLLTDVDLDFGTVKADGVEKPLTQGTWSDFLESQDRNVRKEAYEKFYGTFEKHANTLSALYSGSVNNDIFVSRARGYKSSLEAALYSDKVPVSVYKNLIDTVHKNFDALHRFYSLRKKVLGVEELRHYDVYVPLVKSVKSKISYEESVEIVRNALSVLGTEYTDTLCGGLLNGWADRYENKGKTSGAFSSGAYDGYPYILLNYKDTSIRDVYTMAHEGGHSMHSWYSVRNNPFMSYEYTIFEAEVASTFNEELVFKYLIKNAKNRDMRLYLMATHANDILATLYRQTMFAEFELKAHETVENGHPLSTDVLRSIYRNLLEQYFGSEMHFEKSSDLEGLRIPHFYNAFYVYKYATGISASLALAKRVTEGGAQERDDYFKFLKSGGSRYPIESLRVAGVDMESSAPVQAALDTFRELVDSLEKEL; this is translated from the coding sequence ATGAATACAGAAAAAATTCCGTCAAGAAATGACGTTCCTTCAAAGGACAAATGGGACCTGACAAAAATTTATGAATCAGATAAAGACTGGGAGGCCGACCTTGCCTCAATTCCTTCACTTGCAGAAAAACTTGAAAGCTTTAAGGGAAAACTTGCAGACGGTGCAGACACGCTTCTGGCAGCACTCAAGGCAGACGAAGAGCTGGACCGCAGAATAGAAAAAGTATTCCACTACGCAAGCCTGTTGAATTCCGCTGACCAGGGAAACAGTGCATATCAGGAAATGTACAACCGCGCAATGATGGCATACACGGCAGCACAGGCTTCTACAAGTTTTTACATTCCCGAACTTCTTTCCATTCCCGATGAAAAAATAAACACGTGGATTGAACAGGACGAATTCAGTGACTACAGGGTTTACGTAAAAAAAGCCCTGCACATAAAACCGTATACACTCAGCGAAAAAGAAGAGCGAATAATGGCACTTCAGTCCGAATCCGGACAGACTGCAAACAATGCATTTTCACTTCTTACCGACGTGGACCTTGACTTTGGAACGGTAAAGGCCGACGGTGTTGAAAAGCCTCTTACGCAGGGAACCTGGAGCGACTTTTTGGAAAGCCAGGACAGAAATGTAAGAAAGGAAGCATACGAAAAATTCTACGGAACTTTTGAAAAACATGCAAATACCCTTTCTGCACTTTATTCCGGCTCTGTAAACAACGATATTTTTGTTTCAAGAGCAAGGGGCTACAAATCTTCGCTTGAAGCTGCCCTTTATTCAGACAAGGTTCCGGTAAGCGTTTACAAAAATCTTATTGACACTGTCCACAAAAATTTTGATGCACTGCACAGATTCTATTCTCTGCGCAAAAAAGTTCTGGGAGTTGAAGAACTCAGGCATTATGATGTTTATGTTCCGCTTGTAAAATCGGTTAAGTCAAAAATAAGCTATGAAGAATCTGTAGAAATCGTAAGAAACGCACTTTCTGTTTTGGGAACAGAATACACGGACACTCTCTGCGGCGGACTTTTGAACGGCTGGGCAGACAGATACGAAAACAAGGGAAAAACCAGTGGCGCTTTTTCTTCGGGAGCATACGACGGTTACCCTTACATTCTTCTTAACTACAAGGACACTTCAATAAGGGACGTCTACACAATGGCCCATGAAGGCGGACACTCAATGCATTCCTGGTACAGTGTAAGAAACAATCCTTTTATGAGCTACGAATACACTATTTTTGAAGCCGAAGTCGCCTCTACATTCAACGAAGAACTGGTGTTCAAGTACCTTATAAAAAATGCAAAAAACCGTGACATGCGCCTTTACCTTATGGCCACACACGCAAACGACATACTTGCAACACTTTACAGGCAGACAATGTTTGCAGAGTTTGAACTCAAGGCCCACGAAACAGTAGAAAACGGTCATCCCCTTTCTACAGACGTTCTGCGTTCAATTTACAGAAACCTTCTGGAACAGTACTTCGGAAGCGAAATGCACTTTGAAAAGTCCAGCGACCTTGAAGGACTCAGAATTCCTCACTTCTATAACGCATTCTATGTTTACAAATATGCAACAGGAATTTCTGCATCACTTGCACTGGCAAAACGCGTCACTGAAGGCGGAGCGCAGGAAAGGGACGACTACTTTAAGTTCCTTAAGTCTGGCGGTTCAAGATACCCGATTGAAAGCTTAAGGGTTGCCGGCGTGGACATGGAAAGTTCCGCTCCTGTACAAGCTGCCCTTGATACCTTCAGGGAACTTGTCGACAGCCTTGAAAAAGAACTTTAA